The following are encoded together in the Meriones unguiculatus strain TT.TT164.6M chromosome 16, Bangor_MerUng_6.1, whole genome shotgun sequence genome:
- the LOC132648209 gene encoding olfactory receptor 2J3-like — protein MVENFNASWQGYFILLGFSKWPHLEVVLFVVILIFYLMTLTGNLFIIVLSHLDSHLHTPMYFFLSNLSALDLCYTTSSVPQLLFNLWGPEKTITYAGCMLQLYFVLALGTTECVLLVVMSYDRYAAVCKPLHYSVLMNPRFCHLLAAASWVSGCTTSALHSSFTFWVPLCGHRQVNHFFCEVPALLRLSCVDIRANELTLMVMSAIFVVIPLILILSSYGAIAWTVLKMQSTTRLQKAVGTCGAHLTVVSLFFIPIMCIYLQPPTEDSQDRAKFIALFYTVVTPSLNPLIYTLRNKDVRGAVRRLTGYEREI, from the coding sequence aTGGTGGAAAATTTCAATGCAAGTTGGCAAGGTTATTTTATTCTTCTGGGATTTTCTAAATGGCCTCATCTGGAAGTTGTTCTCTTTGTGGTGATATTGATATTTTACTTGATGACACTGACAGGCAATCTTTTCATCATCGTCCTGTCACACCTAGATTCCCACCTGCACacacccatgtacttcttcctctcAAACCTCTCTGCTCTGGATCTCTGCTACACCACTAGCTCTGTCCCTCAGCTGCTGTTCAACCTCTGGGGCCCAGAGAAGACAATAACTTATGCTGGTTGCATGTTACAACTCTATTTTGTCCTTGCACTGGGTACCACAGAGTGTGTTCTGTTGGTAGTCATGTCCTATGACCGCTATGCAGCTGTGTGTAAACCCTTGCATTACTCTGTTCTCATGAATCCTCGTTTCTGCCACCTGCTGGCTGCAGCCTCCTGGGTAAGTGGCTGTACCACCTCAGCTCTTCATTCCTCCTTTACCTTCTGGGTACCTCTGTGTGGGCATCGCCAAGTGAACCACTTCTTCTGTGAAGTCCCGGCACTATTGAGGTTGTCCTGTGTTGATATCCGTGCAAATGAGCTGACCCTCATGGTCATGagtgctatttttgttgttataccCCTTATTCTCATTCTGAGCTCCTATGGTGCCATTGCATGGACTGTTCTGAAAATGCAATCAACCACACGACTTCAGAAAGCTGTTGGGACCTGTGGAGCCCATCTTACTGTTGTGTCTCTCTTTTTTATTCCAATCATGTGCATTTATCTTCAGCCTCCTACAGAAGATTCTCAAGATCGAGCCAAGTTTATTGCCCTCTTCTACACTGTTGTCACACCTAGCCTGAACCCTCTCATCTATACTCTAAGAAACAAAGATGTGAGAGGGGCAGTAAGGAGGCTGACTGGGTATGAGAGGGAGATATGA